The DNA region CTTTTAAAAATTCCGTGGAATTTTCAATATTCATCAGTTTTGCAGGCGAGGTGATAATCTTCATTTCTACTTTTATCTTGTTTCTTTTTCCTTTTATCTTGTTTCTTTTTCCTTTTATCTTGTTTCTTTTTTCTTTTGCCTTTCGTCTTGGTTCTTTTTCCTTGGTTCTTGGCTCTTCTACAACACCCCTTTTCCCTGTCTCATTACCTCCGGTTCACCCGAAGTTAAATCAACAATAGTAGAGGCAATATTATCACCATAACCGGAATCAATCACGATATCGACAAGGTGGTCGTATTTCTCGGCAATCAGTTCAGGATCGGTGGAATACTCGATTACTTCATCGTCGTCTTTAATGGAAGTTGACGCAATCGGATGTCCAAGCTTTTCCACAATCATTTTGGGGATCGGGTGGTCTGGAACGCGGATTCCGACTGTTTTGTTTCCTTTGTAGGCAAGTGGAAGATTTTTGTTGGCCTCCATAATAAAGGTGAAAGGACCCGGAATTCTGTTCTTCAGAAATCTGAAAGTCGCCGTATCGATCGGTCGCGTAAATTCTGAGAGGTGGCTCAAATCGTTGCAGATAATGGAAAACTGAGCTTTTTCGAGCTTGATTTTTTTCAGTTGCGCCAGTTTCTCCATCGCGCGGATATCGAAAATATTGCAGCCCAAAGCATAAACCGTGTCTGAAGGATAAATAATCAGTCCACCATTTTTCAGGGTTTTCACCACCTCGTCAATAAGGTCTTCTCTTGGGTTATCGGGATAAATTTTCAGAATTTTAGCCATACACAAATTTAGTAAAATTCTATGACAAAAGATTTTCCGAAAAAATTTGCAGATTTGCACAGAATTTGTATCTTTGCACCACAATATCGCGGGGTAGAGCAGTAGGTAGCTCGTCGGGCTCATAACCCGGAGGTCGCACGTTCGAGTCGTGTCCCCGCTA from Chryseobacterium suipulveris includes:
- a CDS encoding L-threonylcarbamoyladenylate synthase, producing MAKILKIYPDNPREDLIDEVVKTLKNGGLIIYPSDTVYALGCNIFDIRAMEKLAQLKKIKLEKAQFSIICNDLSHLSEFTRPIDTATFRFLKNRIPGPFTFIMEANKNLPLAYKGNKTVGIRVPDHPIPKMIVEKLGHPIASTSIKDDDEVIEYSTDPELIAEKYDHLVDIVIDSGYGDNIASTIVDLTSGEPEVMRQGKGVL